In the genome of Physeter macrocephalus isolate SW-GA chromosome 20, ASM283717v5, whole genome shotgun sequence, one region contains:
- the CLDN23 gene encoding claudin-23 has translation MRTPVVMTLGMVLAPCGLLLTLTGTLTPGWRMVKGFLDQPVDVVLYQGLWDMCREQSSRERQCGQPDDLDYFAAEPVRVARGLMITSLAATALGLLLATLGVRCWQDEPHFALAGLSGVVLFAAGLLSLIPVSWYNHFLADRAVLPAQSSPVTVQVGYSLVLGYLGGCLLLLGGFSLALSFAPWCAERCRSCRKAPPGRARRSSISAVNVDWPEPALTPAIKYYSDGQHRPRPVQLGAASQRKAGFPMPRPPPKAYSNPVGVLDGEKAPDSHRGGSARSTRSCGSALPCDSDL, from the coding sequence ATGAGGACGCCGGTGGTGATGACTCTGGGCATGGTACTCGCACCCTGCGGGCTGCTACTCACCTTGACCGGCACGCTGACGCCCGGCTGGAGAATGGTGAAGGGTTTCCTCGACCAGCCGGTGGACGTGGTGCTGTACCAGGGCCTGTGGGACATGTGCCGCGAGCAGAGCAGCCGCGAGCGCCAGTGCGGTCAGCCAGACGACTTGGACTACTTCGCCGCCGAGCCCGTGCGGGTGGCGCGGGGACTCATGATCACGTCGCTGGCCGCCACGGCCCTGGGGCTACTGCTGGCGACGCTCGGCGTGCGCTGCTGGCAGGACGAGCCCCACTTCGCGCTGGCCGGCCTCTCCGGCGTCGTGCTCTTCGCCGCGGGCCTCTTGAGCCTCATCCCGGTCTCCTGGTACAACCATTTCTTGGCGGATCGCGCCGTCCTGCCCGCCCAGTCCAGCCCGGTCACCGTGCAGGTCGGCTATAGCCTGGTGCTGGGCTACCTGGGCGGctgcctgctgctgctgggcgGCTTCTCGCTGGCGCTCAGCTTCGCGCCTTGGTGCGCCGAGCGCTGTCGCAGCTGCCGGAAGGCGCCCCCAGGCAGGGCGCGCCGCAGCAGCATCAGCGCCGTGAACGTCGACTGGCCGGAGCCCGCCCTCACGCCGGCCATCAAGTACTACAGCGACGGCCAGCACCGGCCGCGGCCCGTCCAGCTCGGCGCCGCCAGCCAGCGCAAGGCCGGCTTCCCGATGCCCCGGCCGCCGCCGAAGGCCTACAGCAACCCGGTGGGAGTGCTCGATGGGGAGAAGGCTCCCGACTCCCACCGCGGCGGGTCCGCCCGCAGCACCCGGTCCTGCGGCAGCGCGCTGCCCTGCGACTCCGACCTGTAG